A genomic stretch from Dyella sp. M7H15-1 includes:
- the glyQ gene encoding glycine--tRNA ligase subunit alpha → MSAPTFQDVIQTLNHYWAKQGCVLLQPLDTEVGAGTFHPATFLRALGPEPWAAAYVQPSRRPTDGRYGENPNRLQHYYQYQVVMKPNSDNILELYIDSLKELGLDPQVHDLRFVEDNWESPTLGAWGLGWEVWLNGMEVTQFTYFQQAGGLECKPVTGEITYGLERLTMYLQNVDNVYDLIWTESPHGKVTYGDVFHQNEVEQSTYNFEHANVAELLRWFDVCESEASKLIAAGLPLPAYEQVMKASHTFNLLDARRAISVTERQRYILRVRALSRAVAETYVAQREKLGFPGLKNQRKEQAA, encoded by the coding sequence ATGTCTGCCCCTACCTTTCAGGATGTGATCCAGACCCTCAATCACTACTGGGCGAAGCAGGGATGCGTGCTGCTACAGCCCCTCGATACCGAAGTGGGCGCAGGCACCTTCCATCCTGCTACCTTCCTGCGTGCGCTGGGGCCCGAGCCGTGGGCGGCCGCCTATGTGCAACCCTCGCGACGGCCTACCGACGGTCGTTATGGTGAAAACCCCAATCGCTTGCAGCATTACTACCAGTACCAAGTAGTGATGAAGCCCAACTCCGACAACATTCTGGAACTTTACATCGACTCGTTGAAGGAGTTGGGCCTAGACCCGCAAGTGCACGACCTGCGCTTTGTGGAGGACAACTGGGAATCGCCCACCCTTGGTGCGTGGGGCTTGGGCTGGGAAGTGTGGCTGAACGGCATGGAGGTCACTCAGTTCACCTACTTTCAGCAGGCAGGCGGTCTGGAGTGTAAGCCAGTTACCGGGGAAATCACCTACGGTTTGGAGCGCCTGACGATGTACCTGCAGAACGTGGATAACGTCTACGACCTGATTTGGACCGAAAGTCCTCACGGCAAAGTCACCTACGGTGACGTGTTCCATCAGAACGAAGTGGAGCAGAGCACCTACAACTTCGAGCACGCCAATGTTGCTGAACTGCTGCGCTGGTTCGACGTGTGCGAAAGCGAAGCAAGCAAATTGATCGCAGCAGGTTTGCCCTTGCCCGCTTACGAGCAGGTCATGAAAGCCAGCCACACATTCAACCTGTTGGACGCACGGCGCGCGATCAGCGTGACCGAGCGTCAGCGCTACATCCTGCGCGTACGCGCCTTGTCGCGTGCAGTGGCAGAGACTTACGTGGCGCAACGTGAAAAGCTCGGTTTTCCGGGTCTCAAGAATCAGCGGAAGGAGCAGGCCGCATGA
- a CDS encoding GspE/PulE family protein, with translation MAATQQIASLLGRRGRLALDDVLAALVVDGHLSAEDAKQLRMGNRVGRSSVELNPLVVIANAKFVNQRDPGRPLSLEGLTEWLAGQAGLPYLKIDPMKINVAAVTQVVSHAYAQRHRILPVASSTGEVTFATAEPFDNTWSKDLAQMLRRDVHRVVSSPIDINRYLQEFYGVQRSIQLAKDAKNQGGYDTSALLNFEQLLELGKAGEVGADDRHVVHIVDWLLQYAFEQRASDIHLEPRREAGLMRFRIDGVMHKVFELPPPVMTAVTSRIKILSRMDVAEKRRPQDGRIKTRAMSGREVELRISSMPTAFGEKLVMRIFDPDIVAKDFSQLGFSPSEDALWRSLVERPHGIVLVTGPTGSGKTTTLYSTLKHLATPDINVCTVEDPIEMVSPEFNQMQVQPSIDLDFAAGVRTLLRQDPDIIMVGEIRDLETAQMAVQASLTGHLVLSTLHTNDAPSAVTRLLDLGVPHYLIQSTVSGIVAQRLVRTLCPHCKLETQQDPHEWTVLTHGWSIPVPERVFRPVGCLECRNTGFLGRTGIYEMMQLSPRLRSLIGAQLDLIKFGQAALAEGMRPLRISAADQVARGLTTVQEVLTVLPPVEHIEDSPLE, from the coding sequence ATGGCCGCAACTCAACAAATCGCTTCCCTGCTTGGCCGCCGCGGTCGATTGGCCCTGGACGATGTGCTGGCCGCCCTGGTGGTGGACGGTCATCTGTCCGCCGAGGACGCCAAACAACTGCGCATGGGCAACCGTGTGGGGCGCAGTTCGGTCGAACTGAATCCGCTGGTGGTGATCGCCAACGCCAAGTTTGTCAATCAGCGCGATCCGGGTCGCCCGCTGAGCCTGGAAGGGCTCACCGAATGGTTGGCCGGCCAGGCCGGTCTGCCTTACCTGAAAATCGATCCGATGAAAATTAATGTGGCGGCGGTCACGCAGGTGGTTAGCCACGCGTACGCCCAACGGCATCGCATCCTGCCAGTGGCCTCATCCACTGGCGAAGTGACGTTCGCGACCGCCGAGCCTTTCGACAACACGTGGTCCAAGGATCTGGCGCAGATGTTGCGCCGGGATGTGCATCGGGTGGTCTCCAGCCCGATCGACATCAACCGGTACTTGCAAGAGTTCTACGGGGTCCAGCGCTCGATTCAGCTTGCCAAGGATGCCAAGAACCAGGGCGGTTATGACACCAGTGCGCTGCTCAACTTCGAGCAATTGCTGGAGTTAGGCAAGGCAGGGGAAGTCGGCGCTGATGATCGCCACGTGGTGCATATTGTCGACTGGTTGCTGCAATACGCATTCGAGCAGCGTGCTTCCGATATTCATCTGGAGCCGCGACGCGAGGCGGGCCTGATGCGTTTTCGCATCGACGGCGTGATGCATAAGGTGTTCGAGCTGCCGCCACCGGTAATGACTGCAGTCACCTCGCGTATCAAGATTCTTTCGCGCATGGACGTGGCGGAAAAGCGCCGTCCGCAAGACGGCCGCATCAAGACACGCGCTATGTCTGGACGCGAAGTGGAGCTGCGTATTTCCAGCATGCCGACCGCATTCGGCGAAAAGCTGGTGATGCGTATTTTCGATCCGGATATCGTCGCCAAGGATTTTTCGCAACTTGGTTTCTCTCCTTCTGAAGATGCGTTGTGGCGTAGCCTGGTCGAGCGGCCGCACGGCATTGTGTTGGTGACGGGGCCGACAGGTTCGGGCAAAACCACCACGCTGTATTCAACGCTGAAACATCTGGCCACGCCGGATATCAACGTCTGTACGGTGGAAGATCCCATCGAAATGGTCTCGCCGGAATTCAACCAGATGCAGGTGCAGCCTTCGATTGATTTGGATTTTGCGGCAGGAGTACGTACGCTGTTGCGTCAGGATCCAGACATCATCATGGTCGGCGAAATCCGCGATCTGGAAACCGCGCAGATGGCAGTGCAGGCATCGCTGACCGGCCATTTGGTGCTTTCCACCTTACATACCAACGATGCACCGAGCGCCGTGACGCGTCTGCTCGATCTTGGCGTGCCGCATTACCTGATCCAGTCGACGGTGAGCGGCATCGTTGCGCAACGCTTAGTGCGTACCTTGTGTCCGCACTGCAAACTGGAAACGCAGCAAGATCCACATGAGTGGACGGTGCTCACGCATGGTTGGTCGATCCCGGTTCCTGAGCGCGTATTCCGGCCGGTGGGCTGCCTGGAATGCCGCAACACCGGCTTCCTCGGACGCACCGGTATCTATGAAATGATGCAACTGAGTCCGCGATTGCGCAGCTTGATCGGTGCCCAGCTCGATCTGATCAAGTTCGGTCAAGCTGCGTTGGCGGAGGGTATGCGTCCATTGCGCATCTCGGCAGCCGACCAGGTCGCACGTGGTTTGACCACAGTGCAAGAGGTACTCACCGTCTTGCCACCGGTTGAGCATATTGAAGATTCCCCACTTGAATGA
- a CDS encoding glutamine amidotransferase, with amino-acid sequence MKPVLIIRTGQAPDNIRARHGDFPYWFRLAAQLEPEQVRVVNVAAGERLPSPKEVAGALITGSAAMVTERAPWSENTAGWIRDAMDVDLPLLGVCYGHQLMSHALGGRVDYLPGGREIGTVSIELLPDARQDPLTEHVQPTFRAHATHEQSVLEIPLSAKVLAGSERDPHHLLRYGRNAVSVQFHPEFNADIMRAYIKRKHHDMRREGFDPQHTFRQVAAAPIARRLLKMFSRHHGLSRGAR; translated from the coding sequence ATGAAACCTGTTCTGATCATCCGTACCGGCCAAGCTCCCGACAACATCCGTGCCCGCCACGGTGATTTCCCCTACTGGTTTCGACTGGCCGCACAACTGGAACCGGAGCAGGTACGAGTGGTCAACGTGGCCGCAGGTGAGCGCCTTCCGTCTCCGAAAGAGGTGGCCGGCGCCTTGATTACCGGATCTGCTGCGATGGTGACCGAACGTGCCCCGTGGAGTGAGAACACGGCAGGTTGGATCCGCGATGCCATGGATGTCGACCTGCCACTGCTCGGTGTCTGCTATGGCCATCAGCTCATGTCCCATGCCTTGGGTGGACGTGTCGATTATCTGCCTGGAGGGCGAGAGATCGGCACTGTGTCAATCGAATTGCTGCCCGATGCCAGACAGGATCCATTGACGGAGCACGTGCAGCCCACATTCCGCGCACATGCCACGCATGAGCAGAGCGTTCTGGAGATTCCCCTGAGTGCCAAGGTGCTGGCAGGTTCCGAACGTGATCCGCATCATCTGCTCCGCTACGGACGCAATGCGGTCAGTGTGCAATTCCATCCGGAGTTCAACGCAGACATCATGCGCGCTTATATCAAGCGGAAGCATCACGATATGCGACGGGAAGGGTTTGATCCGCAGCATACTTTCCGCCAGGTTGCCGCAGCGCCGATCGCCCGGCGTCTACTGAAGATGTTTTCGCGACATCACGGACTGAGTCGCGGCGCGCGTTGA
- a CDS encoding rhomboid family intramembrane serine protease: protein MFVNVETRRQPRLHWAAALLIFVCVVTFMVLALMPEPRRNTFLLEWGTVPAHIFDAHQPIWQQLRDPALLRLVTALFIHVAWLHLLSNLLFLMIFGVPAERALGSVRFLILFLLGGVVANFAGALSLAGEGRPIIGCSGAVSAVLGAYVSLFPHARLGLVLPLGFYLEFVRVPAFLLIGIWALLQLLFSYVGPSYGGYAWWTHLAGFLFGVVFALMSRGAIMRRMRR, encoded by the coding sequence GTGTTCGTCAACGTTGAGACCCGACGTCAACCGCGCTTGCACTGGGCTGCGGCGCTGCTGATCTTCGTCTGTGTCGTTACCTTCATGGTGCTCGCGTTGATGCCGGAGCCCCGCCGGAACACGTTTCTTCTGGAATGGGGCACGGTCCCGGCCCATATCTTCGATGCTCATCAGCCAATTTGGCAGCAATTGCGCGATCCAGCCTTGTTGCGCTTGGTGACGGCGCTCTTTATCCATGTGGCCTGGTTGCATTTGCTGAGCAATTTGCTGTTCCTTATGATCTTTGGCGTTCCGGCTGAGCGTGCATTGGGGTCAGTACGCTTTCTCATCCTGTTTCTGTTGGGAGGCGTGGTGGCCAATTTTGCCGGTGCGCTGTCGCTGGCAGGCGAGGGAAGGCCCATCATCGGCTGCAGTGGAGCTGTTTCCGCCGTGCTCGGTGCCTACGTATCGCTGTTTCCGCACGCCCGTTTGGGCTTGGTTCTTCCGCTGGGCTTTTACTTGGAATTCGTGCGGGTACCAGCGTTCCTGCTGATCGGTATCTGGGCGTTGCTGCAATTGCTATTCAGCTATGTGGGTCCGAGCTATGGCGGTTACGCATGGTGGACTCATTTGGCGGGATTTCTGTTCGGGGTGGTTTTTGCCCTGATGTCACGCGGCGCGATCATGCGCCGCATGCGTCGGTAA
- the groL gene encoding chaperonin GroEL (60 kDa chaperone family; promotes refolding of misfolded polypeptides especially under stressful conditions; forms two stacked rings of heptamers to form a barrel-shaped 14mer; ends can be capped by GroES; misfolded proteins enter the barrel where they are refolded when GroES binds), which yields MAAKEVRFGEDSRARILKGVNTLANAVKVTLGPKGRNVVLQKSFGTPTITKDGVSVAKEIELADPYENMGAQIVKEVASKTSDNAGDGTTTATVLAQAFVREGLKAVAAGMNPMDLKRGIDKAVITALDELKKLSKPTADDKAIAQVGTISANSDVAVGDIIATAMKKVGKEGVITVEEGSGLENELDVVEGMQFDRGYLSPYFINNQQSQQVELEDPFILLHDKKISNVREMLPVLEGVAKAGKPLLIVAEEVEGEALATLVVNTIRGIVKVAAVKAPGFGDRRKAMLEDMATLTNGQVISEEVGLQLEKATIQDLGRAKKVVITKENTTIIDGAGEAAKIQARIKQIKAQIEETTSDYDREKLQERVAKLAGGVAVIKVGAATEVEMKEKKARVEDALHATRAAVEEGVVPGGGVALIRTLTAIEKLKGENEDQNHGIAITRRALEAPLREIVANAGAEPSVIVNQVKEGKGNFGYNAATGEFGDMIAFGILDPTKVTRLALQNASSVAGLLVTTEAMVAELPKEEKPNPPGGGMGGMGGMDF from the coding sequence ATGGCCGCTAAAGAAGTTCGCTTCGGTGAAGACAGCCGTGCACGCATCCTTAAGGGTGTGAACACCCTTGCCAACGCCGTGAAAGTCACCCTGGGTCCGAAGGGTCGCAATGTCGTGCTCCAGAAGAGCTTCGGCACTCCCACCATCACCAAGGACGGCGTATCCGTCGCCAAGGAAATCGAACTGGCCGATCCCTACGAGAACATGGGCGCCCAGATCGTCAAGGAAGTCGCCTCCAAGACCTCCGACAACGCCGGTGACGGCACCACCACCGCCACCGTGCTGGCCCAGGCGTTCGTGCGCGAGGGTCTGAAGGCCGTGGCAGCCGGCATGAACCCGATGGATCTGAAGCGTGGCATCGACAAGGCCGTGATCACGGCGCTGGACGAGCTGAAGAAGCTCTCCAAGCCCACCGCCGACGACAAGGCCATCGCCCAGGTCGGCACCATCTCCGCCAACTCCGACGTCGCCGTCGGCGACATCATCGCCACCGCGATGAAGAAGGTCGGCAAGGAAGGCGTGATCACAGTGGAAGAAGGTTCGGGTCTTGAGAACGAACTCGACGTGGTCGAAGGCATGCAGTTCGACCGCGGCTACCTCTCGCCATACTTCATCAACAACCAGCAGAGCCAGCAGGTCGAACTGGAAGACCCCTTCATCCTGCTGCACGACAAGAAAATCTCCAACGTGCGCGAAATGCTGCCGGTGCTGGAAGGCGTGGCCAAGGCCGGCAAGCCGCTGCTGATCGTTGCCGAAGAAGTCGAAGGCGAAGCACTGGCCACCCTCGTGGTCAACACCATCCGTGGCATCGTCAAGGTTGCCGCCGTGAAGGCGCCGGGCTTCGGCGACCGCCGCAAGGCGATGTTGGAAGACATGGCCACCCTCACCAACGGCCAGGTCATCTCCGAAGAAGTGGGCCTGCAGTTGGAGAAGGCCACTATCCAAGATTTGGGTCGCGCCAAGAAGGTCGTGATCACCAAGGAAAACACCACGATCATCGACGGTGCCGGCGAAGCGGCGAAGATCCAAGCCCGCATCAAGCAGATCAAGGCGCAGATCGAGGAAACCACCTCCGACTACGACCGCGAGAAGCTGCAGGAGCGTGTGGCCAAGCTGGCTGGCGGCGTGGCGGTGATCAAGGTCGGTGCTGCCACCGAAGTCGAAATGAAGGAAAAGAAGGCCCGCGTGGAAGACGCCCTGCACGCGACTCGCGCCGCCGTTGAAGAAGGCGTGGTGCCTGGCGGTGGTGTGGCGCTGATCCGCACGCTGACGGCGATTGAAAAGCTCAAGGGCGAGAACGAAGACCAGAACCACGGCATCGCCATCACGCGCCGCGCGCTGGAAGCGCCGCTGCGCGAAATCGTCGCCAATGCGGGCGCCGAGCCGTCCGTGATCGTCAATCAGGTCAAGGAAGGCAAGGGCAACTTCGGCTACAACGCCGCCACCGGCGAGTTCGGCGACATGATCGCGTTCGGCATCCTGGATCCGACCAAGGTCACCCGCCTGGCTCTGCAGAACGCTTCTTCCGTGGCCGGCCTGCTCGTCACCACCGAAGCGATGGTGGCCGAGCTGCCGAAGGAAGAAAAGCCCAACCCCCCGGGCGGCGGCATGGGCGGTATGGGTGGCATGGACTTCTAA
- a CDS encoding co-chaperone GroES codes for MSKLRPLHDRVIVKRLEEERVSAGGIVIPDSATEKQTRGKVLAAGEGRILDDGKVRPMSVKTDEVVLFGKYAGQDIKIDGEELVFLKEDDIVAVIEG; via the coding sequence ATGAGTAAACTGCGTCCGTTGCACGATCGTGTCATCGTCAAGCGCCTGGAAGAGGAGCGCGTCTCCGCCGGCGGCATCGTGATTCCCGATAGCGCCACCGAAAAGCAGACCCGCGGCAAGGTCCTCGCTGCCGGTGAAGGCCGGATCCTGGACGACGGCAAGGTCCGTCCGATGTCAGTCAAGACGGATGAAGTGGTGCTGTTCGGCAAGTACGCCGGACAAGATATCAAGATCGATGGCGAAGAGTTGGTCTTCCTGAAGGAAGACGACATCGTTGCGGTGATCGAGGGTTGA
- a CDS encoding class II aldolase/adducin family protein codes for MKIFLKCRLLLHSPIDSEARNVNDYTLHHQKALAVSNERSLREEIIAYGLKLTPSGLSQGTSGNLSIRFEGGFLVTPSGAPYEDIIPQDIVFVDMNGCYDHPRRPSSEWRFHRDIYAARPDVGAVVHAHPPYSTALAMCRMDIPAAHYMIAVSGGDSIRCASYYTYGTQELSDAVMQALDGRLACLLANHGMIAAGATLEQAMWRAVEVETLARQYALALQIGKPSLLSDTEVTQVLEKFSNYGLMSRKESPD; via the coding sequence GTGAAAATTTTTCTGAAGTGCCGCCTACTGCTCCACTCGCCTATCGACAGCGAGGCCCGGAACGTCAACGATTACACCTTGCATCATCAGAAGGCATTGGCCGTGAGTAACGAGCGCTCGCTTCGCGAGGAAATAATCGCCTACGGGCTGAAGCTGACGCCGTCCGGGCTGAGCCAGGGCACGTCGGGCAATCTGAGCATCCGCTTCGAAGGGGGATTCCTGGTCACGCCCAGCGGCGCGCCCTACGAAGACATTATTCCCCAGGACATCGTTTTCGTTGACATGAATGGCTGTTACGACCACCCCCGACGTCCATCGAGCGAGTGGCGCTTCCACCGCGACATTTACGCCGCACGACCGGACGTGGGCGCCGTGGTTCACGCCCATCCACCCTACAGCACCGCGCTTGCGATGTGCCGGATGGATATTCCGGCAGCGCACTACATGATTGCAGTAAGTGGCGGAGATTCGATCCGTTGTGCCAGCTATTACACCTACGGCACGCAGGAGCTGTCCGATGCAGTCATGCAGGCCCTAGATGGACGCCTGGCCTGCCTGTTGGCAAATCACGGCATGATCGCAGCAGGGGCCACGTTGGAGCAGGCTATGTGGCGCGCAGTGGAAGTGGAGACGCTGGCGCGGCAATACGCGCTAGCGCTGCAGATTGGCAAACCTTCACTGCTCAGCGACACGGAAGTGACGCAGGTGTTGGAAAAATTCAGCAACTACGGCCTGATGTCACGCAAAGAATCACCCGACTGA
- a CDS encoding AidA/PixA family protein, producing MSLLTSRTHHDDKTAASVTDVIMVIDAHALLSQGAEPSREPDTPTVAEAKCCYVIVPNAPKQMGRNSGEILLNVPNGTYLRIRPTTMSMRAEYSAMLTNIKLANENTLTKPELKVDDDITIRRPATEDSSLLEEKQVIDCYWGTCVLSHGAVDAHVDVMVTDREANVLGCFRLNMNFSV from the coding sequence ATGTCTTTGTTAACCTCACGAACACATCATGATGATAAGACGGCGGCATCAGTGACTGATGTGATTATGGTTATTGATGCTCATGCACTGCTTTCTCAAGGCGCTGAGCCTAGTCGCGAACCAGATACACCCACGGTGGCGGAGGCAAAGTGCTGTTATGTGATCGTGCCAAATGCGCCAAAGCAAATGGGACGTAACAGCGGCGAGATTCTATTGAATGTTCCAAACGGTACCTATTTACGGATACGGCCAACTACGATGTCTATGCGGGCTGAGTATTCGGCCATGCTGACTAATATAAAGTTAGCTAACGAGAACACGTTGACCAAGCCGGAGCTGAAAGTAGATGACGATATCACTATACGTCGCCCCGCGACGGAGGATTCAAGCCTATTAGAAGAAAAGCAAGTGATCGATTGTTATTGGGGAACTTGTGTGCTGTCCCATGGCGCCGTAGATGCGCATGTGGATGTCATGGTTACAGATCGCGAGGCGAACGTTTTGGGATGCTTCCGATTGAATATGAATTTTTCAGTATGA
- a CDS encoding inclusion body family protein yields the protein MSIVTDVLASIDTKAILDKYGPNNSMDNPPVIDPKYIYMTVTQGQVVSGQAGGELDVKAAVGDVVRWREASMSLGFEQQVIFYKFVGTANKELITAPAPREATVTVPVPNAQDPKKPNKQTVKNYFWTAETLSTGRVTYHFQFQILDRDGNLKGCYQWDPFITIRNS from the coding sequence ATGTCTATAGTAACAGACGTCCTTGCATCGATTGATACCAAAGCCATACTCGACAAATATGGTCCGAACAACAGTATGGACAATCCACCAGTCATCGACCCGAAGTATATCTATATGACAGTGACACAAGGCCAAGTCGTTAGCGGTCAAGCAGGTGGTGAGCTTGACGTTAAAGCAGCTGTAGGCGATGTGGTTAGGTGGCGTGAAGCATCCATGTCGCTCGGATTCGAACAGCAAGTTATTTTCTATAAATTTGTGGGTACCGCGAACAAAGAGCTCATCACGGCGCCTGCGCCACGCGAAGCTACGGTCACTGTGCCTGTACCTAATGCTCAAGACCCCAAAAAGCCCAACAAGCAGACGGTTAAGAATTACTTCTGGACGGCTGAAACGCTATCAACCGGGAGAGTAACTTATCATTTTCAATTCCAGATCCTGGATCGTGATGGAAACCTTAAAGGCTGCTATCAATGGGATCCATTTATCACCATTAGAAATTCCTGA
- a CDS encoding protein-disulfide reductase DsbD, with protein sequence MRLPRYSRAAAHLLVLMILLLCASVTGAQEDTHNLLPVTEAYKLTADSSTPGVVKLHWAIAQDYYLYRGRMNFKGGDDVTLGAAQLPDGEKHDDPYLGPVEIYHHHVDATIPYTLAPSAIRLTLSVRYQGCHEIEPKICYPPHTEQLDLPIPASAASPGNKLSDLLDSRPSALTGDSNAPLPAEQAFQFSAIAQDSRHLLLRWTMPKGYYLYRDQTKLSLKDAPQLTLTPTWPAGTPHQDAHFGNTTVYFDDVTLPVTVNGEVASFKTLALIASFQGCQDGGLCYPPMTREVNIDLASGSSATVETVQDPAPQRPLASAKADSLNVSFWSALLLAFGGGLILNLMPCVLPVLSIKALGLLESAENPARRRMHALMYTAGVLVSFVALGLVIIALKTAWGAHLQSPLVVAVLSLMMLAVALSMSGVVQFGASWGNTGSTLANRSGPAGDFFTGVLAVVVASPCTAPFMGTALAYAFVAPVPSAMLVFLALGLGLALPFLAVGFIPALSRLLPRPGRWMETLKEVLAFPMYLTATWLAWVLANQRGADAVGLLLVTAVLLAMTLWWFERSRERGAFSRVLVVLLALMTLVPLYYLKTLPPAARVSGGNATTVAFSPEKLDELRKAGTPVFVDMTADWCVTCKANEHAVLSGDGFQALLKRTGTVYMKGDWTDENPTITAFLQAYHSPGVPLYVVFPKNGPGRQLPTVLTHSLVEEALVEAAK encoded by the coding sequence ATGCGTTTGCCTCGTTACAGCCGTGCCGCTGCGCACCTGCTAGTCCTAATGATCTTGTTGCTGTGCGCTTCTGTCACCGGGGCCCAGGAGGACACCCATAACCTGCTACCTGTGACGGAGGCCTACAAGCTCACTGCCGACAGCAGCACGCCCGGCGTGGTGAAGCTGCACTGGGCCATCGCACAGGACTACTACCTCTATCGCGGACGAATGAACTTCAAGGGTGGCGATGACGTCACCCTCGGTGCCGCGCAACTTCCCGATGGCGAAAAGCACGATGATCCGTATCTCGGTCCAGTCGAGATCTATCACCACCACGTCGACGCCACCATTCCCTACACACTCGCGCCCAGTGCCATCAGACTCACACTGAGCGTACGCTATCAGGGCTGCCACGAAATCGAACCGAAGATCTGCTATCCGCCGCATACCGAACAGCTCGACCTGCCGATTCCCGCCAGCGCAGCAAGCCCGGGTAATAAACTGAGTGACTTGCTGGATTCACGTCCTTCAGCACTCACCGGCGACAGCAATGCCCCGCTGCCGGCCGAGCAGGCCTTCCAGTTCAGCGCCATTGCACAGGACTCGCGCCACCTGCTGTTGCGCTGGACGATGCCCAAGGGTTATTACCTGTATCGCGACCAGACCAAGCTGTCGCTCAAAGATGCGCCGCAACTCACGCTCACGCCGACGTGGCCCGCTGGCACACCACACCAAGATGCGCATTTCGGCAATACTACGGTGTATTTCGATGATGTGACCTTGCCAGTGACAGTGAACGGCGAGGTGGCATCATTCAAGACCCTTGCCCTGATCGCCAGCTTCCAGGGGTGCCAGGATGGCGGTCTGTGCTACCCGCCGATGACGCGCGAAGTGAATATCGATTTGGCCAGCGGCAGCTCTGCGACGGTTGAAACCGTGCAAGACCCTGCTCCGCAGAGGCCACTAGCCAGCGCAAAAGCCGACTCGCTCAACGTCAGCTTCTGGTCCGCACTGCTACTCGCCTTTGGCGGGGGTTTGATTCTGAACTTGATGCCGTGTGTGTTGCCGGTGCTTTCAATCAAAGCGCTTGGCTTGCTGGAGAGCGCCGAGAACCCGGCACGTCGCCGCATGCATGCGCTGATGTATACGGCCGGCGTGCTGGTCAGTTTCGTCGCGTTGGGCCTGGTGATCATTGCACTGAAAACCGCATGGGGCGCGCATTTGCAAAGTCCGCTGGTGGTGGCAGTGTTGTCGCTGATGATGCTGGCCGTCGCTCTATCAATGTCAGGCGTCGTGCAATTTGGGGCCTCTTGGGGCAATACCGGCAGCACGCTGGCGAATCGCTCGGGGCCAGCCGGCGATTTCTTCACCGGTGTATTGGCTGTTGTAGTGGCAAGCCCGTGCACCGCGCCTTTCATGGGCACTGCCCTGGCCTATGCGTTCGTTGCCCCGGTGCCAAGCGCCATGCTGGTTTTCCTGGCGCTCGGTCTCGGTCTGGCCCTGCCTTTCCTTGCGGTAGGCTTTATTCCCGCGCTCTCGCGGCTACTGCCGCGCCCTGGCCGCTGGATGGAAACGCTGAAGGAAGTGCTGGCGTTTCCGATGTACCTCACCGCCACATGGCTGGCATGGGTGCTGGCAAATCAGCGCGGCGCAGATGCCGTGGGCCTGCTGCTGGTCACCGCCGTGCTGCTGGCGATGACGCTATGGTGGTTTGAGCGTAGTCGTGAACGCGGCGCATTCAGTCGCGTGCTGGTTGTGCTGCTGGCCCTGATGACGCTGGTTCCGCTGTACTACCTCAAAACCCTTCCGCCAGCTGCCCGAGTTTCGGGCGGCAATGCCACCACGGTCGCTTTTTCTCCGGAAAAACTCGACGAACTGCGCAAAGCCGGCACGCCCGTTTTCGTGGACATGACCGCGGACTGGTGCGTGACCTGCAAGGCGAACGAACATGCCGTGCTCAGCGGCGATGGCTTTCAGGCGCTGCTCAAGCGCACCGGTACGGTCTACATGAAAGGTGATTGGACCGATGAGAACCCAACCATCACGGCCTTCCTGCAGGCATACCACTCGCCAGGCGTGCCACTGTATGTGGTGTTCCCCAAGAACGGCCCGGGACGACAGTTGCCGACAGTATTGACGCACTCACTGGTGGAAGAGGCGTTGGTGGAAGCGGCCAAGTAG